The Periplaneta americana isolate PAMFEO1 chromosome 16, P.americana_PAMFEO1_priV1, whole genome shotgun sequence genome segment ACTGAAAggtttttcgcctgtgtgtaCGCGCCTATGCACTTTCAAGTTACCCGACTGCGGGAAACACTTACCGCATACATCACATGTGAAAGGTTTATTACCTGTGTGTAGTCTTAAATGCTTCTTCAAATAACCGGAGCGCGAGAAACATTTACCACAATCATCACATTTGaagggtttctcgcctgtgtgtagCCGTAAATGTTCTTTCAACTTACCGGAgagcgagaaacacttaccacaaacatcgcatttgaaaggcttaTCGCCTGTGTGTAGTCGTAAATGCAATTTCAAGTTACCGGAGCGccagaaacacttaccacaaacatcacatataAAAGCTTTGTCGCCTGCGTGTTTTCGTAAATGCACTTTCAACGTACCGGAGTGCgagaaacatttaccacaaacatcacatttgaaaggtttctcgcctgtgtgccggcGTAGATGTCGCTTTAAGTTACTAGACATTGAGAAACCcctaccacaaacatcacatttgaaagactTCTCCCCATTGTGAAGACGTTCATGGGTTTTTAGAAAATTCGATTgcgaaaaacacttaccacaaacatcgcatctgAAAGGTTTTTCGCCTGTGTGCACGCGCGCATGTACTTTCAAGTTACCGGAATGCGAGAAGCACTTACCACATACATCACATTTGAAGGGTTTATCGCCGGTGTGTAGCCGTAAATGTTGTTTCAACTTATCGCAgcgcgagaaacacttaccacaaacatcacatttgaaaggcttaTCGGCTGTGTGTAGTCGTAAATGCACTCTCAAGTTACCGGAgcgcgagaaacacttaccacaaacatcacatttgaaaggtttatcgCCTGTATGTAGTCGTAAATGCTCTTGCAAGTTATCGGAgtgcgagaaacacttaccacaaacatcacataagAATGTCTTCTCTCGGAAGTGAAGACGTTCATGGACTTTTAGGGTATTCGATTgcgaaaaacacttaccacaaacatcacatttgaaggaCTTCCCTCCCATGTGAAGACGTTCATGCCTTTTTAGATTATCCGATTgcgaaaaacacttaccacacaCATCGCATCTGAAAGGTTTTTCGCCTGTGTGCACGCGCGCATGCAATTTCAACTTGTCTGACTGCGAGAAGCTCTTACCACATATATCACATGTGAAAGTTTTATCGTTTATGTGTAGTTGTAAATGGACCTTCAAGTGACTGAAgcgcgagaaacacttaccacaaacatcacatttgaaaggtttatcgCCTGTGTGTAGTCGTAAATGCTCTTGCAAGTTACCGGAgcgcgagaaacacttaccacaaacatcacatttgaaaggtttttcgcctgtgtgtaGTCGTAAATGCACTTTCAAGTTAGAGGAGCACGataaacacttaccacaaacattacatttgaaaggtttttcgccAGTGTGCACGCGCGCATGCACTTTCAAGTTACCGGAATGCGAGAAGCACTTACCAcatacatcacatttgaaaggtttatcgCCATTGTGTAGTCGTAAATGCACTTTCAAGTTTTCGGAGAGCGAGAAGTACTTACCACATACATCACATGTGAAAGGTTTATTGCCTATGTGTAGTCGTAAATGGTCCTTCAAGTGATCGAAgcgcgagaaacacttaccacaaacatcgcatttgaaaggtttcttgcCAACGTCTGTGGATAAATGCTCGTTCAACTTTTCCGCAGTCGAGAAACGTTTTTTAGGCGATTCTAATTCCAATTGCTTCTCAACTTCACGAGTCCGCACAGGTTTCGCGGTGGAATCTGAATTCTTGCGAATATCAGACACAGTGTCGT includes the following:
- the LOC138692126 gene encoding zinc finger protein 728-like isoform X1: MSYYSQEYFDQGHALTHEVKVDKDPMPISFPKLKNEPEERTSLDQHVTDSKEEYVNQSHDLISEIKVEDPVAISLSVVKREPEEQNFLDHHVTGIKEEYVKQSHDLVSEVKREKDPVAISFPVVKREPEEMQRDSDAVNEDPSVEVTAEDNEVLTERIAATYERTGSSELDSLSLEENDTVSDIRKNSDSTAKPVRTREVEKQLELESPKKRFSTAEKLNEHLSTDVGKKPFKCDVCGKCFSRFDHLKDHLRLHIGNKPFTCDVCGKYFSLSENLKVHLRLHNGDKPFKCDVCGKCFSHSGNLKVHARVHTGEKPFKCNVCGKCLSCSSNLKVHLRLHTGEKPFKCDVCGKCFSRSGNLQEHLRLHTGDKPFKCDVCGKCFSRFSHLKVHLQLHINDKTFTCDICGKSFSQSDKLKLHARVHTGEKPFRCDVCGKCFSQSDNLKRHERLHMGGKSFKCDVCGKCFSQSNTLKVHERLHFREKTFLCDVCGKCFSHSDNLQEHLRLHTGDKPFKCDVCGKCFSRSGNLRVHLRLHTADKPFKCDVCGKCFSRCDKLKQHLRLHTGDKPFKCDVCGKCFSHSGNLKVHARVHTGEKPFRCDVCGKCFSQSNFLKTHERLHNGEKSFKCDVCGRGFSMSSNLKRHLRRHTGEKPFKCDVCGKCFSHSGTLKVHLRKHAGDKAFICDVCGKCFWRSGNLKLHLRLHTGDKPFKCDVCGKCFSLSGKLKEHLRLHTGEKPFKCDDCGKCFSRSGYLKKHLRLHTGNKPFTCDVCGKCFPQSGNLKVHRRVHTGEKPFSCDVCGKCFSQSNFLKTHERLHKGEMSFKCDVCSRSFSNSGNLKRHLRRHTGEKPFKCQVCGKCFSDSSNLRDHDLRHTGQKPFKCDVCGKCFSRSDNLNVHLRLHTGDKPFKCDVCGKCFSHSGNLKAHLRLHTRR
- the LOC138692126 gene encoding zinc finger protein 728-like isoform X2; this translates as MYYSEEYLDQGHALTHEVKFDKDPMPISFPMLKNEPEERNSLDQHVTGSKEEYVNQSHDLISEIKVEDPVAISFPVVKHEPEERNFLDHHVTGIKEEYVNQSHDLVSEVKCEKYPVAISFPVLKREPEELHSDSDAVNEEPRVEVTAEDNEVLTERIAATYERTGSSELDSLSLEENDTVSDIRKNSDSTAKPVRTREVEKQLELESPKKRFSTAEKLNEHLSTDVGKKPFKCDVCGKCFSRFDHLKDHLRLHIGNKPFTCDVCGKYFSLSENLKVHLRLHNGDKPFKCDVCGKCFSHSGNLKVHARVHTGEKPFKCNVCGKCLSCSSNLKVHLRLHTGEKPFKCDVCGKCFSRSGNLQEHLRLHTGDKPFKCDVCGKCFSRFSHLKVHLQLHINDKTFTCDICGKSFSQSDKLKLHARVHTGEKPFRCDVCGKCFSQSDNLKRHERLHMGGKSFKCDVCGKCFSQSNTLKVHERLHFREKTFLCDVCGKCFSHSDNLQEHLRLHTGDKPFKCDVCGKCFSRSGNLRVHLRLHTADKPFKCDVCGKCFSRCDKLKQHLRLHTGDKPFKCDVCGKCFSHSGNLKVHARVHTGEKPFRCDVCGKCFSQSNFLKTHERLHNGEKSFKCDVCGRGFSMSSNLKRHLRRHTGEKPFKCDVCGKCFSHSGTLKVHLRKHAGDKAFICDVCGKCFWRSGNLKLHLRLHTGDKPFKCDVCGKCFSLSGKLKEHLRLHTGEKPFKCDDCGKCFSRSGYLKKHLRLHTGNKPFTCDVCGKCFPQSGNLKVHRRVHTGEKPFSCDVCGKCFSQSNFLKTHERLHKGEMSFKCDVCSRSFSNSGNLKRHLRRHTGEKPFKCQVCGKCFSDSSNLRDHDLRHTGQKPFKCDVCGKCFSRSDNLNVHLRLHTGDKPFKCDVCGKCFSHSGNLKAHLRLHTRR